Below is a window of Rodentibacter sp. JRC1 DNA.
CGCCGGATTGGAAAAGGCGGAATTTCTTGTGGTCGCCATTGATAATAAAGAGCAGGCGTTATCTATTGTGCATTTTGCGCGGGAAGTGAATCCTAATATAAAAATTATTGCCCGTTCTTACGATCGTTTTCATACTTTTGATTTATACAAAGTCGGTGCCGATGAAATTATTCGCGAAACTTTTGATTCGGCGGTGAGAGCCGGTAAGCGGACATTGGTTCATCTTGGTATGGAAGAAGAGGTTGCGAAAGAAGTCGCGGAATATTATTTTCATGCAGATCGCCACGAAGTAGAGTTAATGTCTCAAGTTTATGATCCGAAAATGGGGATTTTTCGTAATCCGTTAATGCGTGATATTGCACGTGAATGCGATCAGAAAATGGCAGCAGATATTCAAGAAATCTTGTTAAGAGCAAAAGAAAGAGAAGAAGAGAGCTTATAAAAAACGCTAATAGAATTATACACAATCGCTTTGAGCGATTGTTATGCCTCACGGCACCGTTGGCAAGTCAACGTTCAAAATCTAAAGATTTTGTGACCGCACTTATGAGCATAAAGTGCGGTCATTTCTTTTTGTGTTTTATATGCTAAGTTTGGCTTTCAATATTTTCAATGCATGTGCACGATGGGAGATTTTTTTCTTCTCTTCGGTTTCTAGTTCGGCAAAAGTGCAACCTTGTTCAGGGCTGAAAAATAGGCTGTCATAACCGAAACCATTTTCGCCTTTTTCTTCAAAACCAATTACACCATGGCATTCGCCCTCTGCAATAATGGGCGAAGGATCAGTCGGATGTTGTAAAAATACGATGCAACTGACAAATTTTGCATGACGTTCCGTTTCCGCTGTATTTGCAAGTTCTGCCAATAATTTTTGGCGGTTTTTTGCATCATTGCCCTCTTCTCCTGCATAACGGGCGGAATATAACCCCGGTGCGCCGTTAAGTGCTTTCACGACTAATCCCGAATCATCGGCAATGGCGGGTAAACCGGATTTTTCCGAGGCGTAACGGGCTTTCAATAAGGCATTTTCCACGAAAGTTAAGCCGGTCTCTTCCGGGCTTTCAATACCTAAATCCGTTTGTGCGATAACCTCAAAGCCAAGACTTGCCAACACATCCGCCATTTCTTTTACTTTGCCTTTGTTGCCTGTAGCAAGTACGATTTTTCTTGTCATAATTTATCCTCTGTTCATATTTAATTTTGATGATAAGCGTCCGTTAAATCCGCCCAGTTTTGTTCGGTAAATAGAATGTTCAGCCTTCCCGTCTCTTTTATAAAAGAGCGATAAAGACGATTTAGGTTTTCCGTTTTCCAAAACTCCCCTGATTTTTCACCGCACTTATCAAAATCTAATAACCAACATTTTTGCCCTTGGGCGGTTTGCTGTACCAAAATATTATGAGCATTGAGATCCGAATGGCAAATTTGCAAATCGTGCAATCGGCGAATTAATCTCCCCATTTGTTGCCATATTTCTATCGGTAATGTTTCATTTGATAAAAGTGCGGTCAAATCTTGGGCGTTTTCGATTTTTTCCGTCAGAATATCCGCTTGATAACAAATGCCGAGTTGCCCTTTTTTGACACGCGCCCCAATGGGTTTCGGCACGGGTAAATCGGCGTTATGTAAACGCTGTAATAAGCGAAATTCGGTAAAACTGCGGGTATTTTCAAGGGAGGAAAAACGATAGCGATCTTTATTTAATTTTCCCCATAAGCCACCCCGATAATAATGGCGAAGTGCGCAATTTACGCCGAACCAATCTTCCGTTTGGAGAAAATATGTCGTACCGCGCCCTTTTGCAGATCCCAAAATGCACTGTTGGGATTGCCAAAATTCAGGATTAAAAAATTCCGTTTGGGTATCGAAAGTGCGGTCAAAATTGAAGATGAAAAATTGATTGTGATGTTGATATTCAAACATTTGGGTTGGATTCTTGATAGAAAATGCCTTCATTCTACTTTAAAATATCGGCAAATTAAACGATAAAGGATCTCAAATGCCACTTTTTAACAAAGCCCCTAAGTCCCTCTGTATTCTTCGACTTTCAGCGGTGGGAGATGTGTGCCATGCCCTTGCCGTGGTGCAGTGTATTCAAGCCTATTATCCTGAAACGAAGATTACTTGGATCATCGGTAAAACTGAAGCGACATTATTAGAGGGAATTCCAAATGTTGATTTGGTGATTTACGATAAAAAAACGGGTTGGAAAGGTGTCTTTAATTTATGGCGACAGCTGAAAAATGAACGTTTTGATGCATTGTTAAATATGCAAACGGCATTTCGTGCTTCCGTGCTTTCTTTAGGTATTAAAGCAAAATACAAAATCGGTTTCGGTAAAAAACGTTCGCGCGAAGGGCAGTGGTTATTTGTTAATCGGCGCGTGAATGATCCTGTTTCACAGCACGTATTAGATGGTTTTATGGCCTTTGCGGAATATATTGGTGTGCCGAAAGATGCGCCTACCTGGCAGTTAGCCGTTTCAGAACATGATCGGCAATTTGTGCAACAATTTATAGATCCTTCACGTAAGAATTTGTTGATTTCCCCCTGTTCCAGCAAAGCAGAAAAAGATTGGTTAGTGGAACGTTATGCAGAGGTGGCGAATATCGCCAATCAGCATAATGTGAATGTGATATTTTGCAGTGCTGCGGCAAAACGTGAATTAGAAATGGTTGAAAAAATTACCGCACTTTGTGATTTCACACCGATTAACGCGGCAGGTAAAACGAATCTAAAACAACTTGCCGCATTGATTGGAAAAGTGGATCTTGTACTTTCGCCGGATTCCGGCCCGGCGCATATCGCAACAACGCAAAATACGCCGGTGGTCGGATTGTATGCTTATCATAATCCGCGTCGCACCGCACCTTATCATAATTTAGCAAATGTCGTTTCCGTTTATGAACAAAATGTGTTGCGGGAGTTTGGTAAACCTTCTTCCGAATTGCCTTGGGCGACAAAACTAAAAGGAAAAAATTTGATGGCGGAAATTCAGGTGGAAGAGGTGATAACACAAATGAAAGCGTTAAATTTGTGGCAATAAAAAAGGCACTCAAAGAGTGCCAATATTCGTAGGTTCCTAAATAATTAAAAACTTAAGTGGTTTGATTACTCACCTTTTTGCGTGTGATAAGCTTCTAACGCGCGTAACGAATAAGTGTATGCTGCGCCTGCATTTAAGGCGATGGACATCGCAAGTGCTGCTGCAACCTCAGCTTCCGTTGCGCCCGCTTTTACTGCTTCTTCTGCGTGAACACTAATGCAACTTTCACAACGGGTTGTAACTGCTACTGCAAGGGCAATTAATTCACGGGTTTTCGCATCAAGCACATCACCTTCCGCAGCCGCCGCACCGAGTGCTTGATAGGCTTGCAACATTTTCGGATGTTGTTTACCAAGTGCAGCAAATGATTTTTTAACATGTGATGTATGTTCTTTCCAATCTGTAAACATTGTATTTTCTCCTAGAAATCAATTAAACATATAGGTAACTTCTGTGAGCTATTATAGTTGGATTGCGGTATTATACTTGTCAATTCATCTCAATTTTTATGGCTAAAATCTCATCATGGATTATTTAGACAGACTCACTCATTTGGCACAAGTACGCGGTGAAATTAATATTCACTGTCTTTTTCAGGGTGAATGGCAGATCAACTATGAAGAAAAGCATAATGACAAAGGCATTTTTCATTTAATTGAAGAAGGCGAGTGTTGGCTGACATTCGGTGAAAAGACCTTTCATTTGAAGGCCGGTGATATATTTTTTCTTCCGCAAAGTCGACCGCACTTGATGAGTAATTTGGAGGAAGGGCAGCCTTCCGTTCCTTTAAAAAAGGAACAACAAGGAATTTTTCAAATTCATCAAATCGGGCGGGGTACACCGAACTTTAAAATGTTTTGCGGTGCATTTTATTATCAGAAAAATGCCCTATTGATAGAATCATTGCCGACTTATTTACATTTGAATTTATGCGATACGCCGATCCATCCTTTGGTTCAATTATTTTTACAGGAAGCCCAGAAACAAGAAAGCGGCACGCAATCGGTGATTGATGCGCTGGCAAATGTATTATTTATTTACATTTTACGTGATGTGATTTCTCGCAGTGTGATTGATAAAGGCGTATTGTATGCATTACAAGATAAACGTCTTAACTCGGTGGTAGTGCAGTTATTACAATCACCGGCGAAGCAATGGCATATTGAACAACTTGCTAAGCTGGCGACGATGTCGCGTGCAAATTTTATTCGTGTGTTTCAGCAACAATTAGGAATGTCTCCCGGTAAGTTTCTTACAAAAGTGCGGTTAGATTTAGCAGCGTTTTTGTTAAAGCAATCGCAACAGTCAATACTGGCTATTGCGTTGGAAGTGGGCTATCAATCGGAAGCGCATTTTAGTAAAGCCTTTAAGAATGTTTATCAGCTCTCCCCAAGTCAGTATCGGAAATTGTCTTCTCTATAAATTGTAAAATTTTTGCGTTATAATAACAGGCGTTTTAGAAGGCAACTTTACGTTGCCTTTTGTTTTTAAGGAAATACTATGTTTAACAAAATTTTTTCGTGGTTTGAAAACCGTTTAAATCCGTATCCGGAAAGCAATCCGATCACGCCGGAAAAAGGTTTGTTTCGTTTTATTTGGTCTAGTATCGACGGTATGAAAGGCTGGATTTTCTTGCTGGCGATCTTAACTGTCGGTACGGGAGTAATGGAAGCGTTGTTGTTCCAATTTATGGGGTTACTCGTTGATTGGCTAGGCACTTACACGCCCGCAACCTTATGGCAGGAGAAAGGGCATTTATTGCTGGGAATGGCAGCATTGCTTGTGTTAAGTATTGTATGGTCTTTTATTGGGGTAAATGTTCGTTTACAAACTTTGCAAGGTGTATTCCCTATGCGTTTACGCTGGAATTTTCACCGTTTAATGCTGGGCCAAAGTTTAAGCTTTTATCAAGATGAATTTGCCGGTCGGGTTTCCGCTAAAGTAATGCAAACGGCACTTGCCGTGCGTGATACCGTAATGACGATTGCGGATATGTTGGTTTACGTAGCGGTATATTTTATTACTTCAGGTCTTGTGTTGGCGGCATTGGATGCGTGGTTCTTATTACCATTTGGTGTTTGGATTGTATTGTTCGTCATCATTTTAAAATTATTAATTCCACGTTTAGCCAAAACGGCGGAACGCCAAGCGGATGCCCGTTCATTGATGACAGGGCGTATTACAGATGCCTATTCAAACATTGCAACCGTAAAATTATTCTCCCATGGTGCACGTGAAGCCTCCTACGCAAAACGTTCTATGGAAGAATTTATGGTTACCGTGCATGCACAGATGCGTTTGGCAAGTTCGCTTGATACGTTAACTTATGCCTCTAATATTTTTCTGACGTTAAGCACGGCAATATTAGGCGTGATTTTATGGCAACAAGGGCAAACCAGTGTGGGGGCGATTGCCACGGCTACGGCAATGGCATTACGGGTGAACGGGCTTTCTCGCTGGATTATGTGGGAATCCGCCCGTTTATTTGAAAATATTGGTACGGTAAATGACGGTATGAATACGCTCACGAAACCGCACACCATTGTGGATAAACCGAATAGTACACCGCTACAGGTGAAGCAAGGTGAAATTAAATTTAATGATATTACTTTTGCCTATGATCCGACAAAGCCTTTATTGAGTCATTTTAACCTCACCATTAAACCGGGGGAAAAAGTCGGATTAATCGGGCGTTCCGGTGCGGGAAAATCCACGATTGTAAATTTATTGCTCCGTTTTTACGAAGCCCAGCAGGGAGCTATTACTATTGACGGGCAAAATGTATTGGATGTGCAACAAGAAAGTTTACGCCGTCAAATCGGTTTGGTGACACAAGATACCTCGTTACTACACCGTTCCGTACGTGAAAATATTATTTATGGTCGCCCGAATGCGACTGAAGAAGAAATGAAACAGGCGGCAGAGCGGGCTGAAGCGGCGGATTTCATTCCGTTCTTGCGTGATGAGCAAGGCCGACAAGGTTATGAGGCGCATGTCGGTGAACGCGGTGTGAAACTTTCCGGCGGTCAACGTCAACGTATCGCTATTGCCCGTGTAATGTTGAAAGATGCGCCGATCCTATTACTTGATGAAGCCACAAGTGCATTGGATTCGGAAGTGGAAGTTGCGATTCAAGAAAGTTTGGACAAAATGATGGAGAACAAAACGGTTATTGCGATTGCACACCGTTTATCAACCATTGCCGCAATGGATCGCTTAATTGTATTGGATAAAGGTCAAATTGTTGAACAAGGCTCGCACGCCGAGTTACTTGAACAAAACGGACTTTATGCCAAACTTTGGAAACACCAAAGCGGTGGTTTCCTAAGCCAGCATGATGATTAGAAAATAGGCACAAAAATGACCGCACTTTCGTTGAAGTGCGGTCATTTCCATATTTGTTTTTAACGATTTGCTAATTCAAAAATCATTGCTTCCGCTTGACAGCTGAAGGTGAAGCTTGCTTTTAGTTGCACCCCGTCTTCCATGGATATAATTTCACTAACGATTTCGCAAGGTTCACTTTCTGTTTTGCGGGCTTTTTCGGTTAAACGGGCGAGAGCCTGTTCCGCCTCTGTTCGGTTGTGATAAATTTGATCTACGTTTACGGTACAATCCGAACCGTCAATAATTGTGCCTACATCTACACAACTACAGGTAAGGGATTCTTCCGCTTTGCATTTTACCGTCATATTTTATCCTTATTTTGAAATTAATCCGGTGGCATTTTACCACTTTTAAAAACGCATTGAAAATTAACCGCACTTTAAATTCTTCCCACTGGTCGGAACTCATTAAAAATAAACAAAATAAATTTGCACTCTAGCACATGGAGTTTTAGAATCTTGTGTCTTTTTATTATTTCCATATAAATAACAAGGGTTTCCCAATGAAAAAATTTAACCAATCTTTATTAGCGGTTGCAATGTTACTTACAGCCGGTGGGGCAAATGCCGCAGCATTCCAATTATCGGAAGTTTCTACATCCGGCTTAGGTCGGGCTTATGCCGGTGAGGCGGCAATGGCGGATAATGCGTCAGTCGTGGCGACGAACCCTGCATTGATGAGTATGTTTAAAACCAATCAATTCTCTGTCGGCGGTGTTTATGTGGATTCTAAGATTAATATGAGCGGTCCTGTTACGGTTAGTGCATTTGGTCGTACTCTTGCTCAGGGTTCTGCTTCCCAAAAGAGCGTTGTGCCGGGATCATTTATTCCGAATATGTATTTTGTTGCACCGATTAACGATAAATTTGCGGTGGGTGCGGGAATGAACGTAAACTTCGGCTTAAAAAGCGAATATGACAACAACTATGATGCGGGTGTTTTTGGCGGTAAAACCGATTTAACCGCAATTAATCTTAACTTAAGCGGTTCATATCGTGTTACTCAAGGTTTAAGTGCAGGTGTTGGTTTGAATGCCGTTTATGCGAAAGCAGAAATCGAACGCCGTGCGGGTATTTTAAGTACCGCGGTTAAAAATGCTGCGCCTTTAGTTCCGTCTTTAGTTGCTGCCGGACGGATTTCTCCAAATGCAGCGCAGTCTTTATCAAGACTTCAAGGTATGGGGAAAGATACCGTTTTAACGCATTTACGTGATCGAAACGCATGGGGGTTCGGTTGGAATGCAGGTTTGTTATATGAGTTTAATGAACGTAATCGTATCGGTGTAGCATATCATTCAAAAATCGATATCGATTTTAACGATCGCTATGCCGTGAGCGCACCACGTGCAATTGCGGGAGCGCCGGCAGGGGAAGGTAACTTAACGTTGCATTTACCGGATTATTTGGAAGTCTCCGGTTTTCACCGGTTAACGGATCGCTTTGCAATGCACTATAGCTATAAATATACGCACTGGAGCCGCCTAAAATCGTTACATGCGACTTATAACACCGGTGAATTAGCTTTCCATAAAGATGAAAATTACCGTAGTAATTCCCGTATCGCACTTGGTGCGACTTATGATGTAAACGATCAACTCACCTTACGTGCAGGTATTGCTTATGACGAGGCTGCCGCGACATTAAATCACGCAAGTGCCTCAATCCCTGATACTGATCGTACTTGGTATAGTTTTGGTGCAACCTATAAAGTTACTCCGAATCTTTCTGTTGATTTAGGCTATGCTTACTTAAAAGGCAAAAAAATCCAATTTAAAGAATCACAAGATGTTCGTGGTATTGCGAAAATTGAAGCGGATTACACCTCTAAAGCAAGTGCTAGTCTTTACGGTTTAAACCTAAATTATAGTTTCTAATTTGTAAAAAAAATTTAGCATAATAAAAGCACAGACTTGCATAAAGTTTGTGCTTTTTTGTAGAATGAGATCCATCTCATCATTTCACAAACGCAAAAACTTCGGTATTAATACTCGCACAAATCATCGTAGGGTTCGTTAGGCGAAGCCGTAACGCACCAATTAATGGGGTTTTATGATGAAATGGATTGTTGGGGCGTATTGCATACGCCCTGATAAGCCCTCTTACGAAATTGGGCGTATGCAATACGCCCCTACCCCCGATAAATATTGGATATAAACTTCTCTTTGTGCTACTGATACATAACACTGAAAAACGTAGAAAAAAATGACCGCACTTTATTACACTTATTATCCTTCACCGGTCGGACAACTTTTAATTTTGTCCGATGGTGAATACATCACACATATTGATTTTGAAAAAGAGCAATACGCACCGAATCCGGCTTGGCAAGAAAAAAACGATCTGCCTTTGTTTCAAAAAGTGCGGTTAGCTTTTGATCGCTATTTTAACGGTGAACCCGAGACTTTCTCGGATATTCCTTTAAAAGCGGAGGGAACGCCTTTTCAGAAAGCGATTTGGCAAGCATTGTGCCAAGTTCCTTATGGAGAGATGTCGAGTTATGGTGAGTTGGCAAAAATAATCAATAATCCTAAAGCCGTGCGTGCCGTAGGGGGTGCAGTGGGCAGTAATCCGATTAGCATTATCATTCCTTGCCATCGTATTCTCGGTAAAGATAAAACCTTGACCGGATTTGGTGGCGGATTAGCCGCCAAACGTTTTTTACTGCAATTAGAAAATATTCCTTATATTGATAAGGGAAGTGAATACACCAGACCCCGCTTTTTCAAAAAATATAACGAATGATTTCTCAAACTCAAACACCGCCAAGCACATTATCACAACTCCTTCAACGGGCGCAACGGATAGCCGGTTTAACTTTTGGTGAGCTTGCAGACGAACTGAATATCTCTGTTCCGCCAAATTTAAAACGGAATAAAGGTTGGGTTGGAATGTTATTAGAAACCGCATTGGGGGCAACCGCCGGCAGTAAAGCCGAGCAAGATTTTGTTCACCTTGGTGTCGAGCTGAAAACCTTGCCTGTAAATGAACAGGGTTTTCCACTAGAGACGACCTTTGTTAGTCTTGCTCCGTTAGTACAGAATTCCGGTGTGCAATGGGAAACTTCTCATGTTCGCCATAAATTATCTTGTGTACTTTGGATTCCTATTGAAGGCAGTCGCAGTATTGCGTTGCGTGAACGCCATATCGGTGCGCCGATTTTGTGGCGACCGACTCCACAGCAAGAACATCAATTAAAACAAGATTGGGAAGAGTTGATGGAATACATCACGCTTGGGCGGCTTGATCAAATTACCGCAAGAATCGGCGAAGTGATGCAGTTAAGACCAAAAGGGGCAAACGCTAAAGCAATCACAAAAGGGATTGGAAAACGTGGTGAAACGGTGGAAACGTTACCCTTAGGTTTTTATTTAAGGAAAGAGTTTACCGCAGGTATTTTGAGGGATTTTTTAGGGGCTTAGCTTATATACCGCCTATACCGAATTAAAGGCTCGGAGGAAAAATAAAAAGGCTTCCGAAAAGAAGCCCTATTAAAAATTTACACAACCTGCGTAAAGAAATTTTTTAATCCCACCAATACATTATTTACGGCAACTGTTGCCAAAATCAATCCCATCACACGACTAATAATCGCCGCGCCGGAATTGCCAATGAAATGTTGAATTCGATTTGCGGCAAGCAACAGAATGTAGGTAATCAATAACACCGCCAACATAATTCCGGCAGTAATAAATTGTTCGCTGAAATTAAAACGGTGATTATCCGTTAAAAGCACGATTGCCATCATCGCACCCGGTGAGGCAATAGAAGGAACGGCAAGGGGGTAAACGGCAATTTCCGTCACATTAGCACGCATTTTTATTTCTTGATCGGGTTTGCTTTCACCGAAAATCATTGTTAAAGCAAACAAGAAAAGCACTAACCCACCTGCAATTTGGAAGGCTGGTAAAGGCACTTGCATTGCTTCAAAAAGAATTTGCCCACCGATTAAAAAGAAAAGTAAAATTCCGGCGGAAATAATCACTGCATTGCGTGCGATTTTACGGCGTTCTTCAAGGGAGAATCCAATTGTTTTGGAAAGGTAAACGGGAATTGAGCCAATAGGATCAATGACTGCCCAAAGTACGACAAACTGAACAATAAAAGAATCAAACATTCGCTTTCCTTTTTATATGATGAAAATAATGAGGGGCATTTTATCAAATAAATGGAGCAAAGTGCGGGAGGAACAGAATATTTTGCGCTATTTTTTTAGTGTTCAAAAACTTGAAAAAAACCGACCGCACTTTGCAGCGTATCTCCATAAAAAATTAGCGGAATTCGCTGCCGCTGCCAAGGAGGAACGCCTAATTCTTGCCATACTTTTTTGATTTCTTCTCTTGGGCGTTTGGGGTGGTATTTGATTTTACCTGAATAAGAAAAACGAATTTGAATAGGTTGCGTTGTTGGGAGTAATTCAACGGAATATTGCTGCCAATGGAAAATAAATGTTTTCTCGGTACGTTCTAGACGAAGTGTACCCAAATTATCAGGCAGTGTAATATGAGTCTCATTCAGTTCAAGGTGAATTTGCGTTAAATCGGCAAAGTTATCCGTAAGGTATAAGCGGGATTGATAACGACGAACCACGTTTTCATCAAGATGAAATTGCGGATTAGCCCCTTCTTTCGACAAGATAACATCTTGAATAAGTTGTTCAAGTTGACGTTTGGTCGGCATTTCACAATCATTTTCAGCCAACCACATACGCAAAAGTGCGGTCTGTTTTGCACGGGAATATCGAACAAAATGATGGAGGTTAAATTCGGTTTGCGTTTGGCAGTGTTTACTGAAGGTTTCTCGTAGCAATTCGTCGATCAATTGTTGTTGTTCAAAACAATGTTGTGCAG
It encodes the following:
- the rdgB gene encoding RdgB/HAM1 family non-canonical purine NTP pyrophosphatase, whose protein sequence is MTRKIVLATGNKGKVKEMADVLASLGFEVIAQTDLGIESPEETGLTFVENALLKARYASEKSGLPAIADDSGLVVKALNGAPGLYSARYAGEEGNDAKNRQKLLAELANTAETERHAKFVSCIVFLQHPTDPSPIIAEGECHGVIGFEEKGENGFGYDSLFFSPEQGCTFAELETEEKKKISHRAHALKILKAKLSI
- a CDS encoding 3-deoxy-D-manno-octulosonic acid kinase; the protein is MFEYQHHNQFFIFNFDRTFDTQTEFFNPEFWQSQQCILGSAKGRGTTYFLQTEDWFGVNCALRHYYRGGLWGKLNKDRYRFSSLENTRSFTEFRLLQRLHNADLPVPKPIGARVKKGQLGICYQADILTEKIENAQDLTALLSNETLPIEIWQQMGRLIRRLHDLQICHSDLNAHNILVQQTAQGQKCWLLDFDKCGEKSGEFWKTENLNRLYRSFIKETGRLNILFTEQNWADLTDAYHQN
- a CDS encoding glycosyltransferase family 9 protein — its product is MPLFNKAPKSLCILRLSAVGDVCHALAVVQCIQAYYPETKITWIIGKTEATLLEGIPNVDLVIYDKKTGWKGVFNLWRQLKNERFDALLNMQTAFRASVLSLGIKAKYKIGFGKKRSREGQWLFVNRRVNDPVSQHVLDGFMAFAEYIGVPKDAPTWQLAVSEHDRQFVQQFIDPSRKNLLISPCSSKAEKDWLVERYAEVANIANQHNVNVIFCSAAAKRELEMVEKITALCDFTPINAAGKTNLKQLAALIGKVDLVLSPDSGPAHIATTQNTPVVGLYAYHNPRRTAPYHNLANVVSVYEQNVLREFGKPSSELPWATKLKGKNLMAEIQVEEVITQMKALNLWQ
- a CDS encoding carboxymuconolactone decarboxylase family protein, with the protein product MFTDWKEHTSHVKKSFAALGKQHPKMLQAYQALGAAAAEGDVLDAKTRELIALAVAVTTRCESCISVHAEEAVKAGATEAEVAAALAMSIALNAGAAYTYSLRALEAYHTQKGE
- a CDS encoding cupin domain-containing protein — translated: MDYLDRLTHLAQVRGEINIHCLFQGEWQINYEEKHNDKGIFHLIEEGECWLTFGEKTFHLKAGDIFFLPQSRPHLMSNLEEGQPSVPLKKEQQGIFQIHQIGRGTPNFKMFCGAFYYQKNALLIESLPTYLHLNLCDTPIHPLVQLFLQEAQKQESGTQSVIDALANVLFIYILRDVISRSVIDKGVLYALQDKRLNSVVVQLLQSPAKQWHIEQLAKLATMSRANFIRVFQQQLGMSPGKFLTKVRLDLAAFLLKQSQQSILAIALEVGYQSEAHFSKAFKNVYQLSPSQYRKLSSL
- a CDS encoding ABC transporter ATP-binding protein codes for the protein MFNKIFSWFENRLNPYPESNPITPEKGLFRFIWSSIDGMKGWIFLLAILTVGTGVMEALLFQFMGLLVDWLGTYTPATLWQEKGHLLLGMAALLVLSIVWSFIGVNVRLQTLQGVFPMRLRWNFHRLMLGQSLSFYQDEFAGRVSAKVMQTALAVRDTVMTIADMLVYVAVYFITSGLVLAALDAWFLLPFGVWIVLFVIILKLLIPRLAKTAERQADARSLMTGRITDAYSNIATVKLFSHGAREASYAKRSMEEFMVTVHAQMRLASSLDTLTYASNIFLTLSTAILGVILWQQGQTSVGAIATATAMALRVNGLSRWIMWESARLFENIGTVNDGMNTLTKPHTIVDKPNSTPLQVKQGEIKFNDITFAYDPTKPLLSHFNLTIKPGEKVGLIGRSGAGKSTIVNLLLRFYEAQQGAITIDGQNVLDVQQESLRRQIGLVTQDTSLLHRSVRENIIYGRPNATEEEMKQAAERAEAADFIPFLRDEQGRQGYEAHVGERGVKLSGGQRQRIAIARVMLKDAPILLLDEATSALDSEVEVAIQESLDKMMENKTVIAIAHRLSTIAAMDRLIVLDKGQIVEQGSHAELLEQNGLYAKLWKHQSGGFLSQHDD
- a CDS encoding YfcZ/YiiS family protein, whose protein sequence is MTVKCKAEESLTCSCVDVGTIIDGSDCTVNVDQIYHNRTEAEQALARLTEKARKTESEPCEIVSEIISMEDGVQLKASFTFSCQAEAMIFELANR
- a CDS encoding outer membrane protein transport protein; this encodes MKKFNQSLLAVAMLLTAGGANAAAFQLSEVSTSGLGRAYAGEAAMADNASVVATNPALMSMFKTNQFSVGGVYVDSKINMSGPVTVSAFGRTLAQGSASQKSVVPGSFIPNMYFVAPINDKFAVGAGMNVNFGLKSEYDNNYDAGVFGGKTDLTAINLNLSGSYRVTQGLSAGVGLNAVYAKAEIERRAGILSTAVKNAAPLVPSLVAAGRISPNAAQSLSRLQGMGKDTVLTHLRDRNAWGFGWNAGLLYEFNERNRIGVAYHSKIDIDFNDRYAVSAPRAIAGAPAGEGNLTLHLPDYLEVSGFHRLTDRFAMHYSYKYTHWSRLKSLHATYNTGELAFHKDENYRSNSRIALGATYDVNDQLTLRAGIAYDEAAATLNHASASIPDTDRTWYSFGATYKVTPNLSVDLGYAYLKGKKIQFKESQDVRGIAKIEADYTSKASASLYGLNLNYSF
- a CDS encoding methylated-DNA--[protein]-cysteine S-methyltransferase — translated: MTALYYTYYPSPVGQLLILSDGEYITHIDFEKEQYAPNPAWQEKNDLPLFQKVRLAFDRYFNGEPETFSDIPLKAEGTPFQKAIWQALCQVPYGEMSSYGELAKIINNPKAVRAVGGAVGSNPISIIIPCHRILGKDKTLTGFGGGLAAKRFLLQLENIPYIDKGSEYTRPRFFKKYNE
- the mutH gene encoding DNA mismatch repair endonuclease MutH; translation: MISQTQTPPSTLSQLLQRAQRIAGLTFGELADELNISVPPNLKRNKGWVGMLLETALGATAGSKAEQDFVHLGVELKTLPVNEQGFPLETTFVSLAPLVQNSGVQWETSHVRHKLSCVLWIPIEGSRSIALRERHIGAPILWRPTPQQEHQLKQDWEELMEYITLGRLDQITARIGEVMQLRPKGANAKAITKGIGKRGETVETLPLGFYLRKEFTAGILRDFLGA
- a CDS encoding MarC family protein, producing MFDSFIVQFVVLWAVIDPIGSIPVYLSKTIGFSLEERRKIARNAVIISAGILLFFLIGGQILFEAMQVPLPAFQIAGGLVLFLFALTMIFGESKPDQEIKMRANVTEIAVYPLAVPSIASPGAMMAIVLLTDNHRFNFSEQFITAGIMLAVLLITYILLLAANRIQHFIGNSGAAIISRVMGLILATVAVNNVLVGLKNFFTQVV